A genome region from Flavobacterium sp. CFS9 includes the following:
- a CDS encoding putative quinol monooxygenase, which produces MFVRIVKMSFHEEKIPDFLENFESVKNKIREANGNRFLELYQDKNNKCIFFTYSYWETEQDLENYRQSELFNTVWSFTKKLFNAKPEAWSVDKLVSLN; this is translated from the coding sequence TGTTCGAATAGTAAAAATGAGTTTTCATGAAGAGAAAATCCCTGATTTTCTGGAGAATTTCGAAAGTGTGAAAAATAAAATACGGGAAGCGAATGGAAATCGTTTTTTAGAGTTGTATCAGGATAAAAATAATAAATGCATATTTTTCACTTACAGCTACTGGGAAACCGAACAGGATTTAGAAAATTACAGACAATCCGAACTTTTTAATACGGTTTGGAGTTTCACCAAAAAACTTTTCAATGCCAAACCCGAAGCCTGGAGCGTGGATAAATTGGTAAGCTTAAATTAG